One genomic window of Quercus robur chromosome 6, dhQueRobu3.1, whole genome shotgun sequence includes the following:
- the LOC126689375 gene encoding protein TIME FOR COFFEE isoform X6, producing MDRNREARRATMAATNGLTRRRHRSGSLRDSPEEDGPVELQETARLRDRGGSGKKDRDRDRDRDRDRERDRDRDRLSRSKRRRGDRLLHGSNREDGGDESSEESVNDEEEDEDDEVVIGGGNGGGVASSVRMLPPNPSPLSSSTNSLSNHRKSFPPPAKVFRAAPTWKAPDEMIGVSVPRKARSASTKRSHESWAGGSGGGGGVVGGEQIHRQASTSPPNGPKLRPPKSTTKSSSSAAQDEIEIEIAEVLYGMLRQPQGLSKQDSFTNDSREANKSSTDAKSRVSSPISNSTSTLPHSSSLLPQNSSSSVTPISTVATAPKRKKPRPVKYDDENSTIFTGRNSPISATTKAEMDQSAKMETSEKNTGSAAENGGVSYELGSSQVVQPPSLEVAQPESSMMIKPESNVLSDSKALTNESENKDVGVSKEEPQSPKKEAPVVRLDDNRDDAKANKANLTTTEVESHKEEKFQIDLMAPPPLRSSPERDGETEFVAVDPKAMVTDVEMEIKPQVKEDEKVVKTIGKEETVNVESEKPKIVAVEEAESHKPVVAPKERNIDLQLDLEKTDRDSGTASVSGNNKSHFHHNVQKQQQSQHTHNEKIAQTSSLPLPMSVPGWPGGLPPMGRYMAPLQGVVSMDGSTVSPAPIQPPNLLFTQPRPKRCATHCYIARNILYHQQIARMNPFWPAAAGSASIYGAKPGNLNVVPSAELHGNIAGRVVNPTQDKGQSLAMFPAHSGGKDNKGSQAANIVDATQRKQILLQQTVPQGAPNNIMGPAFIFPLSQQQAVAAASVRSGSVKPPSAGSAASSSTSNSAAVSAAATAAAAAAAPAMSFNYANMTGNETQYLAILQNSPYPFPIPGHVGASAYRATHGQAMPFFNSFYPSQMIHHSQIHQQQQQPPAQSQQSQQQGHQNASISSGSSSSQKHLQNQQQRQHGNGVNVSSGNLQGFPAPKNQPSQSLQRQQQQQQQNQQVPHQARQLESEMGGEDSPSTADSRVSRANMSFYAPPNFPMPIHPSNFAVMAPAPMGGASGTNNASGSHNEKKQQQQSHQQGSKAGVEPQAFAMSFPSINGTNTGPSIDISTIPQNLPFLQNYQYIAAPPQKRNYRVSEEGKTGGDSSIVEEERKAMPGKGQSIVGQSIAFSSRPDLTDTSVTTITGNTVVDSSARTLNLGSATARASGSVMPTSISSVTASQQLMNQRNPQQQQQQQQMILMQKQNQIVQNQIVQNQIAQNQAAAAAARSKTQATSNGSVYSDHLPSSSSMGTKFANALSSFPQNLVQTSCSPTQSPQWKNSLRTTTSQVPSPSLSSSTSSSLKNHPQQQGRTQQSHGQISFAANTKSSTAQGQQPPSRNQSPSPPIMVGSPTTSMSKSAGGSPRTTASTSTANKAGQASTLSSQQGKNSPSVPSRKSSPVGGRNVASILGNPHITSYSSTSTKSQLPQQQQQQLLPQQLSKQSIPIQTQIQSHMYLNGYLQQAQVAQSTNNASSASTASGYFHQRNRREQQQQQPNVSSGTSSTGMLSLCPPVTLANTSTSDPAKVVAANSNMKGGISSQILQVGPYGIAQSSGNPHQLLPAGFPYAVPTSVQVKPAEQKQPAGE from the exons ATGGATAGGAACAGAGAAGCGAGGAGAGCAACCATGGCGGCGACAAACGGTTTAACTAGACGGAGACATAGAAGTGGTAGTCTCAGAGACTCCCCAG aGGAAGATGGTCCGGTAGAGTTACAGGAAACAGCGAGGCTAAGAGATCGAGGAGGTAGCGGAAAGAAAGATCGCGATCGTGATCGGGACCGGGACAGAGACCGAGAGCGTGATCGAGATAGAGATCGGTTGAGTCGGAGCAAGAGGAGGCGAGGAGATAGGTTATTGCACGGTAGCAATAGAGAAGATGGCGGTGACGAGAGCTCTGAAGAGAGTGTAAATgacgaagaagaagacgaagacgaCGAAGTCGTAATAGGTGGAGGAAACGGCGGTGGTGTAGCCTCTTCTGTTAGAATGCTTCCGCCGAATCCATCACCTTTATCGTCTTCAACAAACTCGTTATCTAATCACCGGAAGAGCTTTCCTCCGCCGGCCAAAGTTTTTAGAGCAGCGCCGACGTGGAAAGCTCCCGATGAAATGATTGGCGTGTCGGTGCCCCGAAAAGCTCGCTCTG cGTCAACGAAGAGGTCACATGAATCTTGGGCTGGTGGAAGTGGAGGCGGAGGAGGAGTTGTTGGTGGAGAGCAAATTCACCGGCAAGCTTCGACATCGCCG CCTAATGGACCGAAACTGCGGCCGCCGAAATCGACGACGAAGTCGTCATCTTCAGCAGCTCAGGATGAGATCGAGATAGAGATTGCAGAGGTGTTGTATGGGATGTTGAGACAGCCACAAGGACTTTCAAAACAAGATAGCTTTACCAATGATTCCAGAGAAGCCAATAAATCATCCACTGATGCTAAATCCAGAGTCTCTTCGCCGATCTCCAACTCAACCTCAACACTACCtcactcttcttctcttttacCTCAAAATTCTAGCTCCTCAGTCACTCCTATATCCACCGTTG CAACGGCGCCGAAGAGGAAAAAGCCAAGACCGGTGAAGTACGATGATGAAAACTCGACGATTTTCACGGGCCGGAACAGTCCCATTTCGGCTACAACTAAGGCAGAGATGGATCAGTCAGCGAAAATGGAAACGTCGGAGAAGAACACGGGATCTGCAGCCGAAAATGGAGGAGTTTCGTACGAATTGGGAAGCTCTCAAGTTGTACAACCACCATCGTTGGAGGTAGCACAGCCAGAGTCTTCGATGATGATTAAGCCAGAGAGTAATGTTTTATCGGATTCGAAAGCTTTGACTAACGAATCGGAGAATAAAGATGTTGGTGTGAGTAAAGAGGAGCCTCAGTCGCCCAAGAAGGAAGCTCCTGTAGTCAGATTGGATGACAATCGTGACGATGCGAAAGCGAATAAAGC GAATTTAACTACAACTGAGGTGGAGAGTCACAAAGAAGAAAAGTTCCAGATAGATCTGATG GCTCCTCCTCCGTTAAGATCGTCACCAGAAAGGGATGGTGAGACTGAATTTGTGGCCGTAGATCCTAAGGCTATGGTCACAGATGTTGAAATG GAAATTAAGCCTCAGGtaaaggaagatgaaaaggTTGTGAAAACAATAGGCAAGGAAGAGACAGTCAATGTTGAAAGCGAGAAGCCTAAAATTGTAGCAGTAGAAGAAGCTGAATCACACAAGCCAGTTGTTGCTCCTAAGGAGAGGAACATCGATCTTCAGCTTGACTTGGAAAAGACTGATAGAGATAGCGGCACCGCTAGTGTAAGCGGCAACAACAAGTCACACTTTCACCATAATGTTCAGAAGCAGCAGCAGTCACAGCACACTCACAATGAAAAAATTG cccaAACGAGCTCTCTACCTCTACCAATGTCTGTACCTGGGTGGCCAGGTGGACTTCCTCCCATGGG CAGATATATGGCACCATTACAAGGAGTTGTATCCATGGATGGGAGCACCGTATCTCCTGCACCTATCCAA CCTCCAAATTTGCTTTTTACGCAACCTAGGCCTAAGAGATGTGCAACGCACTGCTACATTGCTCGGAATATACTGTATCACCAGCAAATTGCGAGAATGAATCCTTTCTGGCCTGCAGCGGCTGGTTCTGCATCCATATATGGGGCTAAGCCCGGAAATCTCAATGTGGTTCCGTCAGCTGAATTGCATGGAAACATTGCCGGTAGAGTGGTGAACCCTACCCAGGACAAGGGTCAGAGTCTCGCTATGTTTCCAGCTCATTCTGGGGGAAAGGATAATAAAGGTTCTCAAGCAGCCAACATTGTGGATGCTACACAGAGAAAGCAGATTTTGCTTCAGCAAACAGTGCCCCAAGGAGCACCTAATAATATCATG GGTCCTGCTTTCATTTTCCCTCTGAGCCAGCAACAAGCAGTTGCAGCTGCTTCTGTCCGATCTGGTTCTGTAAAGCCTCCTTCTGCCGGGAGTGCTGCTTCATCAAGTACATCAAATTCTGCTGCAGTGAGTGCAGCAGCAACggcggcagcagcagcagcagcccCAGCAATGAGCTTCAACTACGCAAATATGACTGGGAATGAAACTCAGTATTTGGCAATTTTGCAGAATAGTCCATATCCGTTCCCAATTCCAGGTCATGTTGGTGCATCAGCTTATAGAGCAACCCATGGTCAGGCAATGCCATTCTTCAATTCCTTCTATCCTTCTCAAATGATCCATCATTCACAGATTCATCAGCAACAGCAGCAACCACCTGCTCAATCACAACAAAGCCAACAACAAGGTCATCAGAATGCAAGTATTTCCAGTGGTTCCTCGTCTTCTCAGAAGCACTTGCAGAATCAGCAGCAGAGGCAACATGGCAATGGAGTTAATGTTAGTAGTGGAAATTTGCAAGGGTTTCCTGCGCCCAAAAACCAGCCTTCACAGTCACTACagcggcagcagcagcagcaacagcagaATCAGCAGGTCCCTCATCAGGCACGCCAACTTGAGTCTGAAATGGGTGGGGAAGATAGTCCCTCAACTGCTGATAGCCGTGTTTCTCGGGCGAATATGAGTTTTTATGCTCCCCCTAATTTTCCAATGCCAATACACCCATCTAACTTCGCTGTGATGGCTCCTGCACCAATGGGTGGTGCCAGTGGCACCAATAATGCAAGTGGTAGTCATAATGAAAAGAAACAGCAGCAGCAGTCACATCAGCAGGGCTCAAAGGCTGGAGTAGAGCCTCAAGCTTTTGCCATGTCTTTTCCTTCCATTAATGGTACTAATACCGGGCCTAGCATTGACATCTCAACCATTCCACAGaatcttccttttcttcaaaATTATCAGTATATTGCTGCCCCGCCGCAGAAGAGGAATTACCGTGTTTCTGAAGAAGGGAAAACTGGAGGTGATTCTTCTAtagttgaagaagaaagaaaagccATGCCAGGAAAGGGTCAGTCAATAGTGGGACAGTCTATTGCTTTCTCCTCTAGGCCAGATTTGACTGATACATCCGTTACCACAATAACGGGCAATACTGTTGTTGATAGCTCTGCAAGAACTCTTAATCTTGGGTCTGCTACTGCACGGGCTTCTGGTTCTGTTATGCCTACTTCCATTAGCAGTGTTACTGCTTCTCAGCAGCTAATGAATCAGCGGAATccacagcagcagcagcagcagcagcaaatGATTCTGATGCAGAAGCAGAATCAAATTGTACAGAATCAAATTGTACAGAATCAAATTGCGCAGAATcaagcagcagcagcagcagctcGGAGCAAAACTCAAGCAACGAGTAATGGTAGTGTTTACTCGGATCACCTTCCTTCATCGTCTTCTATGGGCACAAAGTTTGCTAatgctctctcttctttcccCCAAAACCTTGTTCAAACCAGCTGCAGCCCAACTCAATCTCCTCAGTGGAAGAATTCTTTAAGGACAACCACTTCCCAAGTTCCTTCTCCGTCTCTGTCCTCTTCAACCTCCTCATCCCTTAAAAACCATCCTCAACAGCAAGGTAGGACCCAACAAAGCCATGGGCAGATATCATTTGCGGCTAATACGAAATCATCAACAGCACAAGGGCAACAACCTCCCAGTCGCAACCAGTCTCCATCGCCACCAATTATGGTTGGCTCGCCCACAACTTCTATGTCAAAGAGTGCTGGTGGAAGCCCAAGGACAACTGCCTCCACTTCCACTGCTAACAAAGCTGGCCAAGCTTCTACATTGTCATCCCAGCAGGGCAAGAACTCACCTTCGGTGCCTAGCCGGAAGTCATCCCCGGTTGGGGGAAGGAATGTTGCATCAATCCTTGGAAACCCCCATATCACCTCTTATTCGAGCACTTCAACTAAATCTCAATTGCCAcagcaacagcagcagcagctgCTGCCCCAGCAGTTATCAAAGCAATCGATCCCGATCCAAACCCAGATCCAATCCCATATGTACTTAAATGGTTATCTTCAACAAGCCCAAGTAGCACAGTCAACTAATAACGCTTCCTCTGCATCAACTGCAAGTGGGTATTTTCATCAAAGAAACCGCCGtgaacagcagcagcagcagccaAATGTGTCATCGGGTACATCCTCAACTGGGATGTTGTCGTTGTGCCCTCCAGTCACACTTGCTAACACCAGCACTTCTGATCCTGCCAAGGTAGTTGCGGCTAATAGCAACATGAAAGGTGGTATATCCTCACAGATTCTCCAAGTTGGCCCATATGGTATTGCACAATCCTCTGGGAACCCGCATCAGCTTTTGCCTGCTGGCTTCCCCTATGCTGTTCCCACCTCAGTTCAGGTGAAGCCGGCAGAGCAGAAACAACCTGCTGGTGAGTGA
- the LOC126689375 gene encoding protein TIME FOR COFFEE isoform X4, giving the protein MDRNREARRATMAATNGLTRRRHRSGSLRDSPEEDGPVELQETARLRDRGGSGKKDRDRDRDRDRDRERDRDRDRLSRSKRRRGDRLLHGSNREDGGDESSEESVNDEEEDEDDEVVIGGGNGGGVASSVRMLPPNPSPLSSSTNSLSNHRKSFPPPAKVFRAAPTWKAPDEMIGVSVPRKARSASTKRSHESWAGGSGGGGGVVGGEQIHRQASTSPVRHTGLVSMAAASPAPASPSSSNASVRKKMKPNGPKLRPPKSTTKSSSSAAQDEIEIEIAEVLYGMLRQPQGLSKQDSFTNDSREANKSSTDAKSRVSSPISNSTSTLPHSSSLLPQNSSSSVTPISTVATAPKRKKPRPVKYDDENSTIFTGRNSPISATTKAEMDQSAKMETSEKNTGSAAENGGVSYELGSSQVVQPPSLEVAQPESSMMIKPESNVLSDSKALTNESENKDVGVSKEEPQSPKKEAPVVRLDDNRDDAKANKANLTTTEVESHKEEKFQIDLMAPPPLRSSPERDGETEFVAVDPKAMVTDVEMEIKPQVKEDEKVVKTIGKEETVNVESEKPKIVAVEEAESHKPVVAPKERNIDLQLDLEKTDRDSGTASVSGNNKSHFHHNVQKQQQSQHTHNEKIAQTSSLPLPMSVPGWPGGLPPMGRYMAPLQGVVSMDGSTVSPAPIQPPNLLFTQPRPKRCATHCYIARNILYHQQIARMNPFWPAAAGSASIYGAKPGNLNVVPSAELHGNIAGRVVNPTQDKGQSLAMFPAHSGGKDNKGSQAANIVDATQRKQILLQQTVPQGAPNNIMGPAFIFPLSQQQAVAAASVRSGSVKPPSAGSAASSSTSNSAAVSAAATAAAAAAAPAMSFNYANMTGNETQYLAILQNSPYPFPIPGHVGASAYRATHGQAMPFFNSFYPSQMIHHSQIHQQQQQPPAQSQQSQQQGHQNASISSGSSSSQKHLQNQQQRQHGNGVNVSSGNLQGFPAPKNQPSQSLQRQQQQQQQNQQVPHQARQLESEMGGEDSPSTADSRVSRANMSFYAPPNFPMPIHPSNFAVMAPAPMGGASGTNNASGSHNEKKQQQQSHQQGSKAGVEPQAFAMSFPSINGTNTGPSIDISTIPQNLPFLQNYQYIAAPPQKRNYRVSEEGKTGGDSSIVEEERKAMPGKGQSIVGQSIAFSSRPDLTDTSVTTITGNTVVDSSARTLNLGSATARASGSVMPTSISSVTASQQLMNQRNPQQQQQQQQMILMQKQNQIVQNQIVQNQIAQNQAAAAAARSKTQATSNGSVYSDHLPSSSSMGTKFANALSSFPQNLVQTSCSPTQSPQWKNSLRTTTSQVPSPSLSSSTSSSLKNHPQQQGRTQQSHGQISFAANTKSSTAQGQQPPSRNQSPSPPIMVGSPTTSMSKSAGGSPRTTASTSTANKAGQASTLSSQQGKNSPSVPSRKSSPVGGRNVASILGNPHITSYSSTSTKSQLPQQQQQQLLPQQLSKQSIPIQTQIQSHMYLNGYLQQAQVAQSTNNASSASTASGYFHQRNRREQQQQQPNVSSGTSSTGMLSLCPPVTLANTSTSDPAKVVAANSNMKGGISSQILQVGPYGIAQSSGNPHQLLPAGFPYAVPTSVQVKPAEQKQPAA; this is encoded by the exons ATGGATAGGAACAGAGAAGCGAGGAGAGCAACCATGGCGGCGACAAACGGTTTAACTAGACGGAGACATAGAAGTGGTAGTCTCAGAGACTCCCCAG aGGAAGATGGTCCGGTAGAGTTACAGGAAACAGCGAGGCTAAGAGATCGAGGAGGTAGCGGAAAGAAAGATCGCGATCGTGATCGGGACCGGGACAGAGACCGAGAGCGTGATCGAGATAGAGATCGGTTGAGTCGGAGCAAGAGGAGGCGAGGAGATAGGTTATTGCACGGTAGCAATAGAGAAGATGGCGGTGACGAGAGCTCTGAAGAGAGTGTAAATgacgaagaagaagacgaagacgaCGAAGTCGTAATAGGTGGAGGAAACGGCGGTGGTGTAGCCTCTTCTGTTAGAATGCTTCCGCCGAATCCATCACCTTTATCGTCTTCAACAAACTCGTTATCTAATCACCGGAAGAGCTTTCCTCCGCCGGCCAAAGTTTTTAGAGCAGCGCCGACGTGGAAAGCTCCCGATGAAATGATTGGCGTGTCGGTGCCCCGAAAAGCTCGCTCTG cGTCAACGAAGAGGTCACATGAATCTTGGGCTGGTGGAAGTGGAGGCGGAGGAGGAGTTGTTGGTGGAGAGCAAATTCACCGGCAAGCTTCGACATCGCCGGTGAGACACACCGGCCTCGTGTCGATGGCGGCAGCGTCGCCAGCTCCGGCCTCTCCgtcttcttccaatgcttcggTTCGGAAGAAGATG AAGCCTAATGGACCGAAACTGCGGCCGCCGAAATCGACGACGAAGTCGTCATCTTCAGCAGCTCAGGATGAGATCGAGATAGAGATTGCAGAGGTGTTGTATGGGATGTTGAGACAGCCACAAGGACTTTCAAAACAAGATAGCTTTACCAATGATTCCAGAGAAGCCAATAAATCATCCACTGATGCTAAATCCAGAGTCTCTTCGCCGATCTCCAACTCAACCTCAACACTACCtcactcttcttctcttttacCTCAAAATTCTAGCTCCTCAGTCACTCCTATATCCACCGTTG CAACGGCGCCGAAGAGGAAAAAGCCAAGACCGGTGAAGTACGATGATGAAAACTCGACGATTTTCACGGGCCGGAACAGTCCCATTTCGGCTACAACTAAGGCAGAGATGGATCAGTCAGCGAAAATGGAAACGTCGGAGAAGAACACGGGATCTGCAGCCGAAAATGGAGGAGTTTCGTACGAATTGGGAAGCTCTCAAGTTGTACAACCACCATCGTTGGAGGTAGCACAGCCAGAGTCTTCGATGATGATTAAGCCAGAGAGTAATGTTTTATCGGATTCGAAAGCTTTGACTAACGAATCGGAGAATAAAGATGTTGGTGTGAGTAAAGAGGAGCCTCAGTCGCCCAAGAAGGAAGCTCCTGTAGTCAGATTGGATGACAATCGTGACGATGCGAAAGCGAATAAAGC GAATTTAACTACAACTGAGGTGGAGAGTCACAAAGAAGAAAAGTTCCAGATAGATCTGATG GCTCCTCCTCCGTTAAGATCGTCACCAGAAAGGGATGGTGAGACTGAATTTGTGGCCGTAGATCCTAAGGCTATGGTCACAGATGTTGAAATG GAAATTAAGCCTCAGGtaaaggaagatgaaaaggTTGTGAAAACAATAGGCAAGGAAGAGACAGTCAATGTTGAAAGCGAGAAGCCTAAAATTGTAGCAGTAGAAGAAGCTGAATCACACAAGCCAGTTGTTGCTCCTAAGGAGAGGAACATCGATCTTCAGCTTGACTTGGAAAAGACTGATAGAGATAGCGGCACCGCTAGTGTAAGCGGCAACAACAAGTCACACTTTCACCATAATGTTCAGAAGCAGCAGCAGTCACAGCACACTCACAATGAAAAAATTG cccaAACGAGCTCTCTACCTCTACCAATGTCTGTACCTGGGTGGCCAGGTGGACTTCCTCCCATGGG CAGATATATGGCACCATTACAAGGAGTTGTATCCATGGATGGGAGCACCGTATCTCCTGCACCTATCCAA CCTCCAAATTTGCTTTTTACGCAACCTAGGCCTAAGAGATGTGCAACGCACTGCTACATTGCTCGGAATATACTGTATCACCAGCAAATTGCGAGAATGAATCCTTTCTGGCCTGCAGCGGCTGGTTCTGCATCCATATATGGGGCTAAGCCCGGAAATCTCAATGTGGTTCCGTCAGCTGAATTGCATGGAAACATTGCCGGTAGAGTGGTGAACCCTACCCAGGACAAGGGTCAGAGTCTCGCTATGTTTCCAGCTCATTCTGGGGGAAAGGATAATAAAGGTTCTCAAGCAGCCAACATTGTGGATGCTACACAGAGAAAGCAGATTTTGCTTCAGCAAACAGTGCCCCAAGGAGCACCTAATAATATCATG GGTCCTGCTTTCATTTTCCCTCTGAGCCAGCAACAAGCAGTTGCAGCTGCTTCTGTCCGATCTGGTTCTGTAAAGCCTCCTTCTGCCGGGAGTGCTGCTTCATCAAGTACATCAAATTCTGCTGCAGTGAGTGCAGCAGCAACggcggcagcagcagcagcagcccCAGCAATGAGCTTCAACTACGCAAATATGACTGGGAATGAAACTCAGTATTTGGCAATTTTGCAGAATAGTCCATATCCGTTCCCAATTCCAGGTCATGTTGGTGCATCAGCTTATAGAGCAACCCATGGTCAGGCAATGCCATTCTTCAATTCCTTCTATCCTTCTCAAATGATCCATCATTCACAGATTCATCAGCAACAGCAGCAACCACCTGCTCAATCACAACAAAGCCAACAACAAGGTCATCAGAATGCAAGTATTTCCAGTGGTTCCTCGTCTTCTCAGAAGCACTTGCAGAATCAGCAGCAGAGGCAACATGGCAATGGAGTTAATGTTAGTAGTGGAAATTTGCAAGGGTTTCCTGCGCCCAAAAACCAGCCTTCACAGTCACTACagcggcagcagcagcagcaacagcagaATCAGCAGGTCCCTCATCAGGCACGCCAACTTGAGTCTGAAATGGGTGGGGAAGATAGTCCCTCAACTGCTGATAGCCGTGTTTCTCGGGCGAATATGAGTTTTTATGCTCCCCCTAATTTTCCAATGCCAATACACCCATCTAACTTCGCTGTGATGGCTCCTGCACCAATGGGTGGTGCCAGTGGCACCAATAATGCAAGTGGTAGTCATAATGAAAAGAAACAGCAGCAGCAGTCACATCAGCAGGGCTCAAAGGCTGGAGTAGAGCCTCAAGCTTTTGCCATGTCTTTTCCTTCCATTAATGGTACTAATACCGGGCCTAGCATTGACATCTCAACCATTCCACAGaatcttccttttcttcaaaATTATCAGTATATTGCTGCCCCGCCGCAGAAGAGGAATTACCGTGTTTCTGAAGAAGGGAAAACTGGAGGTGATTCTTCTAtagttgaagaagaaagaaaagccATGCCAGGAAAGGGTCAGTCAATAGTGGGACAGTCTATTGCTTTCTCCTCTAGGCCAGATTTGACTGATACATCCGTTACCACAATAACGGGCAATACTGTTGTTGATAGCTCTGCAAGAACTCTTAATCTTGGGTCTGCTACTGCACGGGCTTCTGGTTCTGTTATGCCTACTTCCATTAGCAGTGTTACTGCTTCTCAGCAGCTAATGAATCAGCGGAATccacagcagcagcagcagcagcagcaaatGATTCTGATGCAGAAGCAGAATCAAATTGTACAGAATCAAATTGTACAGAATCAAATTGCGCAGAATcaagcagcagcagcagcagctcGGAGCAAAACTCAAGCAACGAGTAATGGTAGTGTTTACTCGGATCACCTTCCTTCATCGTCTTCTATGGGCACAAAGTTTGCTAatgctctctcttctttcccCCAAAACCTTGTTCAAACCAGCTGCAGCCCAACTCAATCTCCTCAGTGGAAGAATTCTTTAAGGACAACCACTTCCCAAGTTCCTTCTCCGTCTCTGTCCTCTTCAACCTCCTCATCCCTTAAAAACCATCCTCAACAGCAAGGTAGGACCCAACAAAGCCATGGGCAGATATCATTTGCGGCTAATACGAAATCATCAACAGCACAAGGGCAACAACCTCCCAGTCGCAACCAGTCTCCATCGCCACCAATTATGGTTGGCTCGCCCACAACTTCTATGTCAAAGAGTGCTGGTGGAAGCCCAAGGACAACTGCCTCCACTTCCACTGCTAACAAAGCTGGCCAAGCTTCTACATTGTCATCCCAGCAGGGCAAGAACTCACCTTCGGTGCCTAGCCGGAAGTCATCCCCGGTTGGGGGAAGGAATGTTGCATCAATCCTTGGAAACCCCCATATCACCTCTTATTCGAGCACTTCAACTAAATCTCAATTGCCAcagcaacagcagcagcagctgCTGCCCCAGCAGTTATCAAAGCAATCGATCCCGATCCAAACCCAGATCCAATCCCATATGTACTTAAATGGTTATCTTCAACAAGCCCAAGTAGCACAGTCAACTAATAACGCTTCCTCTGCATCAACTGCAAGTGGGTATTTTCATCAAAGAAACCGCCGtgaacagcagcagcagcagccaAATGTGTCATCGGGTACATCCTCAACTGGGATGTTGTCGTTGTGCCCTCCAGTCACACTTGCTAACACCAGCACTTCTGATCCTGCCAAGGTAGTTGCGGCTAATAGCAACATGAAAGGTGGTATATCCTCACAGATTCTCCAAGTTGGCCCATATGGTATTGCACAATCCTCTGGGAACCCGCATCAGCTTTTGCCTGCTGGCTTCCCCTATGCTGTTCCCACCTCAGTTCAGGTGAAGCCGGCAGAGCAGAAACAACCTGCTG CCTGA